TGGCGCCCGAACAGGGGTCGACGATCAGCATGTTCCCCGTCGACGAGAAGACCCTCGACTACCTCGAACTGACGGGCCGCGACGAGGACCACATCGACCTCGTCCGCGAGTACCTCGAGGCACAGGGCCTGTTCGGCGAGCACGACCCCGAGTTCACCGAGGTCGTCGAGTTCGACCTCGGCGACGTCGAACCCAGCCTCGCGGGCCACAAGAAGCCCCACTCGCGCATCCCGATGGGCGACCTCGACGAGCACTTCCCGACGCTGCTCGAGGAGGAGGGCGTACTCGACGGCGGCGCCGCGACCGGCGACGGCGGCCTCGTCACGGAGGAGACGCCCGCGCTCGACGAGAAGGTGCCCGTCACCCTCGATGACGGCACCGAGGTCGAGATCGGCCACGGCGACGTCCTCGTAAGCGCCATCACCTCCTGTACGAACACCTCGAACCCGTCGGTGATGGTCGCCGCAGGCCTGCTCGCGCGCAACGCCGCCGAGCAGGGTCTGGAGGTGCCCGAGTACGTCAAGACCAGCCTCGCACCCGGCAGCCGCGTCGTCACGGAGTACCTCGAGCAGGCGGACCTGCTCGACGACCTGGAGGAACTGGGCTACCACGTCGTCGGCTACGGCTGTACGACCTGCATCGGCAACGCCGGGCCGCTGCCGGAACCGATCGAGGAGGCCATCGACGAACACGACCTCTGGACGACGAGCGTCCTCTCGGGCAACCGCAACTTCGAGGCGCGCATCCACCCGAAGATCCGCGCGAACTACCTCGCCAGCCCGCCGCTCGTGGTGGCCTACGGCCTCGCGGGACGGATGGACGTCGACCTCGAAGCGGAACCGCTCGGGGTCAACGACGACGGCGAGGAGATCTACCTCGAGGACGTCTGGCCGGACGCCGAGGAGGTCCGCCGGACGATCCACGACAACGTCTCCCCCGAACTGTTCGAGGAGAAGTACGCGAGCGTCTACGAGGGCGACGAGCGCTGGGAAGCACTCGACGCGCCCACGGGCGACGTCTACGAGTGGGACCCCGAGTCGACGTACATCCGCGAGCCGCCGTTCTTCCAGGACTTCCCGCTGGAGGAACCCGGCGTGGAGGACGTCGAGGACGCGCGCTGTCTCATGACCCTCGGTGACACCGTCACGACCGACCACATCAGCCCCGCCGGGCCGTTCGGCGAGGACCTGCCCGCCGGCCAGTGGCTGAAAGAACGCGGCGTCGAACCGTACGAGTTCAACACGTACGGCTCCCGCCGCGGCAACCACGAGGTCATGATGCGCGGCACCTTCGCCAACGTCCGCATCGAAAACGAGATGCTCGACGGCAAGGAAGGTGGGTACACGATCCACCACCCGAGCGACGAGGAGACCACCGTCTTCGAGGCCTCCGAGCGCTACCGCGAGGAGGGCACGCCGCTGGTCGTCGTGGCCGGCGAGGAGTTCGGCACCGGATCGAGCCGCGACTGGGCCGCGAAGGGCACGGACCTGCTTGGCATCCGCGCGACCATCGCGAAGAGCTACGAGCGCATCTACCGCGACAACCTGATCGGGATGGGCGTCCTGCCGCTGCAGTTCGAAGAGGGCGAGGGCTGGGAGGAACTCGGCCTCGACGGCTCCGAGTACTTCGAGATCCGTGGCCTTGACGACGGCCTCGAACCCAACGCCGAACTCACCGTCGTCG
The Salinilacihabitans rarus DNA segment above includes these coding regions:
- the acnA gene encoding aconitate hydratase AcnA encodes the protein MTGDGPFDAVRTLEHDGTSYRMADLTALEEAGLCDLEKLPVSIRVLLESVLRNADGEDITEEDVRNAASWEPDVPDVEVPFQPSRVVLQDLTGVPAVVDLAALRSAADRAGKDPSVVEPEVPCDLVIDHSVQVDYFGSEEAYEKNVELEYERNEERYRAIKWAEGAFEDFNVVPPGTGIVHQVNLEHLGQVVHAREEDGEQWLLPDTLVGTDSHTPMIGGIGVVGWGVGGIEAEAALLGQPITMTLPEVVGVKLTGELPEGATATDLVLHITEKLRQVGVVDKFVEFFGPGVSQLSVADRATIANMAPEQGSTISMFPVDEKTLDYLELTGRDEDHIDLVREYLEAQGLFGEHDPEFTEVVEFDLGDVEPSLAGHKKPHSRIPMGDLDEHFPTLLEEEGVLDGGAATGDGGLVTEETPALDEKVPVTLDDGTEVEIGHGDVLVSAITSCTNTSNPSVMVAAGLLARNAAEQGLEVPEYVKTSLAPGSRVVTEYLEQADLLDDLEELGYHVVGYGCTTCIGNAGPLPEPIEEAIDEHDLWTTSVLSGNRNFEARIHPKIRANYLASPPLVVAYGLAGRMDVDLEAEPLGVNDDGEEIYLEDVWPDAEEVRRTIHDNVSPELFEEKYASVYEGDERWEALDAPTGDVYEWDPESTYIREPPFFQDFPLEEPGVEDVEDARCLMTLGDTVTTDHISPAGPFGEDLPAGQWLKERGVEPYEFNTYGSRRGNHEVMMRGTFANVRIENEMLDGKEGGYTIHHPSDEETTVFEASERYREEGTPLVVVAGEEFGTGSSRDWAAKGTDLLGIRATIAKSYERIYRDNLIGMGVLPLQFEEGEGWEELGLDGSEYFEIRGLDDGLEPNAELTVVAEDEDGETTEFDVTAQVGTPAAVRYIENGGVLHYVLRRLLTDDE